Sequence from the Miscanthus floridulus cultivar M001 chromosome 16, ASM1932011v1, whole genome shotgun sequence genome:
TCTGGTAAGATCACCTGCTTGAACGTTGCTATGCTTTTCGAGTTTTTTCTAAGCACACTCTTTTGACAGAGTGCCTAGATGCTCTAGTCCTATGCTCCAAAGTAGTCATTTAGATATACAGGACTTCATAATTTTGTCTCAATATTTGGAGTATGTCAAGAACCATAATGGAAAACCATGGTAAATTTTATTACAACTTCTAAATTAGCCTattcggctggtgctgatacgatcgtggattattactgccggttggtttggtgtgagagaaaaatactgttttagttgaaaatttacgatcgtttacgacgaagcgaacaggctgattgttgGGTTTTGTGCTTGGCCAGATTCTTATTTCTCTTGTTGATTAGTTTATGATCTTTTTTATGTGAAATTTAATTCAGATACATTGAGAAACTTGTTTATTCAGCTGAAGAAAATCTATAACTGAATTGAATTTTTCTGTACAATATTTATGGAAGTTTATGGGGAATGGTGTTATCTATTTATGGCAGAGATTCCAACTGCTGACGAAATTGAGGTGTTCAAAATCCTTCAGAAGTGCCTCGAGTTAAGAGACTCTTATCTCTTTAGAGAAGAGGTTACTCCATGGGAGAAGGAGGCCATAAATGACCCCTGTACTCCAAAACCTAACCCCAACCCGTTCACTTATGTGCGTGAACCAAAGTCAGAGGTACCTTAGTTCTGCTTATTGCAATCTTATGATATCCTCCCCGTTTTTGTCCTTGAGATTCCATCTAATTGTGGTTTCAGCATGTCTTCCAAATGGTTGATGGCGTTGTCCATGTTTATGCGGATAAAGATTGTACGTTCTTCTACTGGTGTACTTCGCTTGCTTAACCAGATAATTTCATGACTCATtctccccctccccccccccccccccccccccccccccccccccccttcttttcttttctggcTCAGGCACAGAGAGCATTTATCCTGTGGCtgatgccacaaccttcttcaCGGACTTGCATTATATTCTCCGAGTAACAGTGATAGGAACTCGACTCCTACCCTGGATCGATCGCAAGTTGTACGAGTGGGAGATGGAAGGGCGAGGTTTGAACGACGATGAACGATGGCGAGGCGCCGTGGTTCCTCGAGCGAGGGGTAGGAACACGCGCGGGGGAAGGAGGGTGGCGGCTGCTAGGGTTTCTGGAACTCCCGGCTCCCTAAAGGAAGCCGAGCAATTAGGTTTGCTCTTGCTTAATTCTCCAAAGTGTTTTACAGCCTAAATATATATAATATCTTTTCTCCTAAAAATAGAAACTGATCTCCTAAAAAATAGCAACTGATCCGGGCCCTAGGCCAGCCCATACGGTGCCTCCTTAGCCACTGGCTGGCTGTCGCCGGTTGTACTGGAGGCCCGTCATAACATCTCTTCCCGCTTGctgaaacagctcgtcctcgagctggaaggcgGGAAACTCTGTGCGGAACGCCTGGAGCGGCTCCCAAGTCGCATCCTCCTCCGGTAGGTCTTGCCACTTGACGAGAAGGCGCCAGATACCGCGCCGCTGCTGTGCCTGCAGGACACGATCCGGTGGAGGAAGGATCCGGCCATCTAGCACCGGCGAAAGGTTCGCAGGGGCGGACGGAGGGTCGCCGCGGTGGCGCTTCAGCAAGCCCACGTGGAAGACGTCGTGGATGCGAGCGCCCTCGGGTAGCTGGAGGTGATAGGCGATGTTGCCGATGCGTTCCAGCACCTGAAACGGACCGGCGAAACGGGGACCCAGCTTGCGCTTGGCCCGGGGGTCCAGGGACTGCGCCGTCCTGTGCAAGAGGCACAGCCAGACCTATTCGCCCACGGCGAACTCCACGTCGCGGTGATGGGCGTCGTAGGTCTTCTTAGCTAGCTGTTGGGCCTGGAGAAGGCGCTGGCGCACCTCGGCGAGGATCTCGTCGTGGGTGCGCAAGAGTACGGCAGCCGCCTTAGAACGGGCTGTCCCTGGCTTGTACGGCAGGATGGGTGGCGGGGAACGACCGTAGACCACCTCGAAGGGCGTGGTGCGGAGGGTGGTGTGGAAGGaggtgttgtagcagtactccgcCCACGACAGCCAGTCCACCCAAGCACGCGGACGATCCCCTGTTACACACCGCAGATACATAGCTATCACCTTGTTCACCACCTCGGACTGCCCGTCCGTCTGTGGGTGGAAAGCTGTGCTCATGCGTAGCTTGACGCCCGCCATCCAGAACAGGTCGCGCCAAACGTGGCCCGTGAACACGGGGTCCCTGTCGCTGACGATAGACGACGGGAACCCGTGGAGCCGCACGATGCCATCGAAGAAGGCACGGGCGACGGACGTCGCGGTGTAGGGGTGGCCGAGCACGAGGAAGTGCGCGTACTTGGAGAAGCAGTCGGCCACCGTGAGTATGATGGACTTGCCGCCCACCTTGGGAAGGCcctcgatgaagtccatggagatatccgcCCACACCTAGGACAGCACCTCCAGTGGCTGTAGCAACCCCGCTGGCTGTAACGTCTCCGTCTTGTTGCGCTGGCACGTCGCGCAAGCACGCACCTAGTCCTGTACCAGAGTGTGGTCCCCGGGTATGTAGAAGTCagcgcggaggcggtggagggtcTTCTGGACGCCCTTTGTGTCCGGCCGAGTGCGCCAGGAGCAGCGCCTGATGGCGCAGGTCGTCGTGGTCGGGGACGGAGATGCGGCTCCCGTGCAGAAGGAACCCGTCGTCGAAACGCCACGGGCCCTGGAGTTCACCGGCGTCTAGGCGCTGTCGGAGGCTCTAGGCGTCCACTGCGGTTGCTGTGGCGCAGCGCCGGCGTCGGTCACCGCGGGCTCGTCCGTGTCACGGCGGGACAGCGCATCCGCCACAGTGTTGAGGCGTCCTAGCcggtactcgacagtgaagtcgaaCCCGAACAGCTTGCTGATCCACTGGTGCTGTGGAACCGTCGACAGGCATTGGTCGAGAAGGAATTTCAAGCTGTAATGGTTAGTGCGAATAAGAAAATGTCGTCCCCATAAGTATGGACGCCAGGCCGATTAGCTCGCGCTCGTACACCGCGAGCTTGAGGTGACGCATCGCGAACGGTCGGCTGAAGAACGCTAGGGGTCCCACGCCCTGGTGAAGGACGGCGCAGAACCCGGCGCCGGAGGCGTCATAGTCCACCACAAACGGCCTGCCGAAATCCGACATCTGCAGCACCGGGCCGGTGGTGAGGGCGCGCTTGAGCGCCTGGAAGGCCGTCTCGGCCTCGGCGTCCCAAGCGAACGCGTTGCGCCACAGGAGGCGCGTGAGGGACGAGGCGATGATACCGAACTCCCGGATGAACTTGCGGTAATAGCCCGCGAGTCCGAGGAATCCCCGCAGCCCGCGAGCCGACCACGGCTGTGGCCAAGCTGCGACCATGGCCACCTTGTCGGCGTCCATGGCGACGCCGTCCCCGAAGATGACGTGACCCAGATAGGCCACGGACGACGCCCCAAACGAGCACTTCGAGTGCTTAAGGTGGAGATGATGCGCTCGAAGCTCGCTGAGGATGATAGCGACGTGCTGGAGGTGCTCCGCCCATGAGGAACtgtagatcaggatgtcatcaaaaaATGCTAGCACAAACCTCCGTAGGTATGGGTGAAGGACATCGTTCATCAATGCCTGGAATGTCGC
This genomic interval carries:
- the LOC136512355 gene encoding probable AMP deaminase isoform X1; amino-acid sequence: MVFMQFNLTQFAADILRKEPQQESFIKMLTTPEEIPTADEIEVFKILQKCLELRDSYLFREEVTPWEKEAINDPCTPKPNPNPFTYVREPKSEHVFQMVDGVVHVYADKDCTESIYPVADATTFFTDLHYILRVTVIGTRLLPWIDRKLYEWEMEGRGLNDDERWRGAVVPRARGRNTRGGRRVAAARVSGTPGSLKEAEQLGNFLPRRLHRIVIFTMSGRLTLMFIIQHA
- the LOC136512355 gene encoding probable AMP deaminase isoform X2 translates to MVFMQFNLTQFAADILRKEPQQESFIKMLTTPEEIPTADEIEVFKILQKCLELRDSYLFREEVTPWEKEAINDPCTPKPNPNPFTYVREPKSEHVFQMVDGVVHVYADKDWNFLPRRLHRIVIFTMSGRLTLMFIIQHA